One segment of Chlorocebus sabaeus isolate Y175 chromosome 26, mChlSab1.0.hap1, whole genome shotgun sequence DNA contains the following:
- the GCNT3 gene encoding beta-1,3-galactosyl-O-glycosyl-glycoprotein beta-1,6-N-acetylglucosaminyltransferase 3 produces the protein MVQWKRLCWQHYLWVLGCCMLLAIVALKLSLTLKCDSDHLGLESREFQSQYCRNILYNSLKLPAKRSINCSGITRGDPEAVFQAILNNLEVKKKREPFTDTHYLSLTRDCERFKAERKFIQFPLSKEEVEFPIAYSMVIHEKIENFERLLRAVYAPQNIYCIHVDEKSPETFKEAVKAIISCFPNVFIASKLVRVIYASWSRVQADLNCMEDLLQSSVPWKYFLNTCGTDFPLKSNAEMVQALKMLNGRNSMETEVPPKHKQTRWKYHFEVVGNTIHVTNKKKDPPPYNLTMFTGNAYIVASRDFVQHVLKNPKSQQLIEWVKDTYSPDEHLWATLQRARWMPGSVPNHPKYDISDMTSIARLVKWQDHEGDIDKGAPYAPCSGIHQRAICVYGAGDLHWMLQNHHLLANKFDPKVDDNALQCLEEYLRYKAIYGTEL, from the coding sequence ATGGTTCAATGGAAGAGACTCTGCTGGCAGCATTACTTGTGGGTCCTGGGCTGCTGTATGCTGCTGGCCATTGTGGCTCTGAAACTTTCTTTAACGTTGAAGTGTGACTCTGACCACTTGGGTCTGGAGTCCAGGGAATTTCAAAGCCAGTACTGTAGGAATATCTTGTATAATTCCCTGAAACTGCCAGCAAAGAGGTCTATCAACTGTTCAGGGATCACCCGAGGGGACCCAGAAGCCGTGTTTCAGGCTATTCTGAATAACCTGGAGGTGAAGAAGAAGCGGGAGCCTTTTACAGACACCCACTATCTCTCCCTCACCAGAGACTGTGAACGCTTCAAGGCGGAAAGGAAGTTCATACAGTTCCCACTGAGCAAAGAAGAGGTGGAGTTCCCTATTGCGTACTCTATGGTGATTCATGAGAAGATTGAAAACTTTGAAAGGCTACTGCGAGCTGTGTATGCCCCTCAGAACATATACTGCATCCACGTGGATGAGAAGTCCCCAGAAACTTTCAAAGAGGCAGTCAAAGCAATTATTTCATGTTTCCCAAATGTCTTCATAGCCAGTAAACTGGTTCGGGTGATTTACGCCTCCTGGTCCAGGGTGCAAGCTGACCTCAACTGCATGGAAGACTTGCTCCAGAGCTCAGTGCCATGGAAATACTTCCTGAATACATGCGGGACGGACTTTCCTCTAAAGAGCAATGCCGAGATGGTCCAGGCTCTCAAGATGTTGAATGGGAGGAATAGCATGGAGACAGAGGTACCTCCCAAGCACAAACAAACCCGctggaaatatcactttgaggtAGTGGGGAACACAATACACGTAACCAACAAGAAGAAGGATCCTCCCCCTTATAATTTAACTATGTTTACAGGGAATGCGTATATTGTGGCTTCCCGAGATTTTGTCCAACATGTTTTGAAGAACCCTAAATCCCAACAACTGATTGAATGGGTAAAAGACACCTATAGCCCTGATGAACACCTCTGGGCCACCCTTCAGCGTGCACGGTGGATGCCTGGCTCTGTTCCCAACCACCCCAAGTACGACATCTCAGACATGActtctattgccaggctggtcaAGTGGCAGGATCATGAGGGCGACATCGATAAGGGTGCTCCTTATGCTCCTTGCTCTGGAATCCACCAGCGGGCTATCTGTGTTTATGGGGCTGGGGACTTGCACTGGATGCTTCAAAACCATCACCTGTTGGCCAACAAGTTTGACCCAAAGGTAGATGATAATGCTCTTCAGTGCTTAGAAGAGTACCTACGTTATAAGGCCATCTATGGGACTGAACTTTGA